The Vigna unguiculata cultivar IT97K-499-35 chromosome 11, ASM411807v1, whole genome shotgun sequence genomic sequence ACTTTACCCCAGCCAAGCAGTTATGTGTGAATAAAAACGCAGTTAGTAgattgatttattgtagaagTGGCTTGTTGTTGTTCATGTGTGCATTTAACGTAACGTAACACTCCAGTTATTCGAATAGAACAAGGCAGTTGTATTCTTCGGAGTTAAGAATTAAGGTTGGTGGGAAAGCCAATTGAAACCAAAGAGAGGAAACCGTAATGGGTGAAAGTTATGAATTTACACTATTTGCGGGGTGCTTCATAACACGATCGTGGATTTAAACTAAATGTACAAAAACTTTACCCCAGCCAAGCAGTTATGTGTGAATAAAAACGCAGTTAGTAGATTGATTTATTGTTGAAGTCGCTTGTTGTTGTTCATGTGTGCATTTAACGTAACGTAACACTCCAGTTATTCGAATAGAACAAGGCAGTTGTATTCTTCGGAGTTAAGAATACAAGGTTGGTGGGAAAGCCAAATGAAACCAAAGAGAGGAAACCGTAATGGGTGAAAGTTATGAATTTACACTATTTGCGGGGTGCTTCATAACACGATCGTGGATTTAAACTAAATGTACAAAAACTTTACCCCAGCCAAGCAGTTATGTGTGAATAAAAACGCAGTTAGTAGATTGATTTATTGTTGAAGTCGCTTGTTGTTGTTCATGTGTGCATTTAACGTAACGTAACACTCCAGTTATTCGAATAGAACAAGGCAGTTGTATTCTTCGGAGTTAAGAATACAAGGTTGGTGGGAAAGCCAAATGAAACCAAAGAGAGGAAACCGTAATGGGTGAAAGTTATGAATTTACACTATTTGCGGGGTGCTTCATAACACGATTGTGGATTTAAACTAAATGTACAAAAACTTTACCTCAGCCAAGCAGTTATGTGTGAATAAAAACGCAGTTAGTAGATTGATTTATTGTTGAAGTCGCTTGTTGTTGTTCATGTGTGCATTTAACGTAACGTAACACTCCAGTTATTCGAATAGAACAAGGCAGTTGTATTCTTCGGAGTTAAGAATACAAGGTTGGTGGGAAAGCCAAATGAAACCAAAGAGAGGAAACCGTAATGGGTGAAAGTTATGAATTTACACTATTTGCGGGGTGCTTCATAACACGATCGTGGATTTAAACTAAATGTACAAAAACTTTACCCCAGCCAAGCAGTTATGTGTGAATAAAAACGCAGTTAGTAGATTGATTTATTGTTGAAGTCGCTTGTTGTTGTTCATGTGTGCATTTAACGTAACGTAACACTCCAGTTATTCGAATAGAACAAGACAGTTGTATTCTTCGGAGTTAAGAATACAAGGTTGGTGGGAAAGCCAAATGAAACCAAAGAGAGGAAACCGTAATGGGTGAAAGTTATGAATTTACACTATTTGCGGGGTGCTTCATAACACGATCGTGGATTTAAACTAAATGTACAAAAACTTTACCCCAGCCAAGCAGTTATGTGTGAATAAAAATGCAGTTAGTAgattgatttattgtagaagTGGCTTGTTGTTGTTCATGTGTGCATTTAACGTAACTTAACACTCCAGTTATTCGAATAGAACAAGCCAGTTGTATTCTTCGGAGTTAAGAATTAAGGTTGTCCAAAAACATTAGCACTGCTAAGCACTTATTTGTGAATAAAAACACAGTTAGTAGAGTTCTGAATGTAAATACACATACATACAACCAAATAAAGccttttgttattatttagtTGTACTACCTTCATCGTCATACATGATGTTAGATGTCCAAAATAAGACCCATTTCATACACACAAAAAACATACTAAACCTCAAAACATGACATCTGGTACGACTATTCCATTAgttcataacaaaaaaaagtttacCCAACTAAGAACTACTTCAAGGGCTGTCGATGACAATTGGCTTGTAGGATGGATAAAAATCACACATGCATTCATTGACAAAAACTTCAACATCTTCATCATCTCCTGCCATCTCCATCTCAAAGAACACTATATCACCCTCTTTCAGTCCATGGTCAATGCAAAATTCCTTCCAACCATCAAGGATCCTTGTCGCGTATGATGCTTCTAAATTAAGTATTTTGCAGGTAACAACAGTTTTTTGCCCGATTAACATCAGGTTCTGAATGTTCTTGTTACGGATCAACCCAGTTATATCACCGTTCAAATCCTGGAAGAAAATGATAACCAAATTAGATGCACTGTGTGTTAAAAATATGCGGTGCAATTTTGAAGTGTTGGACGAACATACCAAATGATCCCCGGTTGCCTGCTCATTCGTCAACTTCACGCAGTGGATGTAGTTGTCGTTCTCTGTTGTCGCAAGATGCAGGTAACGCTCCATGCTTAGATCAGAGCAATTTCCTGTGAAGACGGTAATTTCAAATTGGTTGCTACCTAAATATCTAAGTTGCACATGAACGTTCCCTTGGATATTGAACGTTGTCCTGAGTTTGGCCCAACCTTTGGTGAGTCTCGGCGAACGTGGATCCTGGTTGTACCTCAACTTGTGTAGTTGCCCATTGCTGTCCACACACATCCATTTGTCGCTGAGTTCATCGGCATAGGCAACAGCAAAATGCCTATCAACATAGCCAAAATTCTGCAGCATCCATTCACGGTGTTTTTCAAAGGGGAAAAAGATGGAAGCAAAAAAAGTCAGAAAATATGGCAGACGATAGTGGTGGGAGGGGGAAGCAAGGACAAAATTACCCTATTTTCGATGTTCAGCGTGGTGAATGTCCATAGAAAGTTGCTCGGTTGGTTGCTTGCGGAGGCCGCCATCTCGATGTTTGATCACGTCAAGAAACCCTAGTTCAAGCCGTGAAGGGTGTTGTGAACGTTAGTGAATGTGTGTTATTTTGGCAAATGAGCAGCATTAAATAGGGAAAGTCGGATCGCTACAACAGTCCCAACTCCTCATTGCATTAAATGGCAGGGGGTAATATGCACCGGCGGTTACCGCACATGTGCATAAGGGTTACGAGGTTTGGTAGAAATTAATTACACGAATTCAATGTCATTAAATTACACCAACCTGTCGGATTGCAAACTTCCTTTTTTCAATAGCATGTAATAAATACACTGCAATGTCTTTACTCATATTTGCCCAAACTTCCTTCGACTTACCATAATAATTAAGGGACAAACATTTGCGGAATCGAAAGCAAAGAAAGCAACAACATTTGTCTGTTTTGTGCAATCACCAATTTAAATCCCACATGCTTTTGATGCCCAAACCTCCCGAAGGGGTGGTATACAACCATGGCTTGATGTCTTGGTACGATTCTTCTGGGGTGGGTGGCCGGATATCTTTGGTTTGTAAAAAAAGCTCGATATAACCTGCAGTTGGAGGAGTAATTACTTTTCTCCTAATTTTTTGAACATCTTTCCATCGTTGGATCATTTGGGTAATATCAGTGTCGCACTTGATTTCAACAAGGTCGTGGTAAAGTTTGTTGTTTAAAACTTTAACTCCTCGTCTATAACTAATTTCTGTGATGACTTTTCGATCTCCACAACGTATTCCATGCGATAACTTGTCAACAAGGTCAACGAATGTGATGTTCTGGCGCATGGACATTCTAACCACTGCGTGAGATTTAAACTTTAACCCATGACCGTAAGGGCACTCTACAACTGTGGCTCGGCGAAGCCTTCCtccaaaataaattaacaaatcaCATCTTTCTATACACATTGGCCTTCCATCCGTTGAAGTATGACTTCTTTGTAACAGTTCCAGTATTTCGGTCGGCGAGCGTGTGAATGTTACAAAAAGTTCTATAATGCAGTTAATTGGAAACTCTGGCTTACACTTAAGCATGTAAATGACATCGTCATCACATGATAATTCAGTTGCCCGATACATCAGAAGTCCATTTTCATTCATGATGGGCTGCCTGAAGTATAACTTGTTAACATGGTTATCGGACTTCAAGTCCAAACTCTTCATAACCAGATCAGTTAAAAGATGCATCGTACAAGAATATGGGATGCGGAACAAACTAGGAATGGAACCTTCGAAGCGGACCCCGTCACGGTACTCCTTCATTTTGCCGTCCTTGAAAATGGCGGCTAGATATGAATTCCCCACATTGTACACACTTCCACCGGCACCGTATGCTTGCATATTCCCTTGTCGTCTTGTACGCCGACTGcgagaaaagataagaaaattaagGCGTCAAATCAACACAGCTGTAtattgatatgaaaaaaaaagttcctTACATACCTATGTATTAAACGCACACGAGCACGATGAAGCTGCAATTGAGCACTGGTATTTAtggacaataaaaaattaatataatgtaCGAAAATTCGAATGGACCAAATTGCCCTTATTTAACGTATTGAAGAAGCAAACCGAATGTACCCTGTTACATTGAATGCCAAGCCTTACCTTTTTACTTCTTCTTCCACCTACCTAAACATCATTACACAAGTCTTCATTACTCTGGCGCACCGACGGCAATGAAGTTAATCTGTGTCTACAGCTCATACCAACCGAAATGAATGCGCAAAGACCTTGGGGGTGAAAGGTAAAGGTCCTCATTTATAACATATTACTCTACTCCACTAAAAATGCATTTTACTGTAACAGTCCACTTTTCCATTGTTATAAGTTTGGAACTTGACTTGTTTAACATTTATGACAACATATCACaccatttattttactttagcTATATATTGATTAAGGGATGAAGCCATATAGTttgtatgtgtttgttattCTGCCAAAACGATTTAGACATCGGACAATATTAATATTCTGTTGTCTAAAATGcaaatgttgtattttttttttaaataatgtaggGCAAACTAACCGAAATGTGGGCATCCGACGTACTTAACCCCATTTCTCTTGAAGAAATAAGTTTATGCAACAACGAAATAGAGCAGTCGGAAGCATTACCTCATTCTATGCCTTCGCATACCCAAGAGGATGAATTAGATGAGGTACCTACGGTTGGAATGATTTTTGAAACAGTGGACAAGGTTAAAGACTTTTACAAGCAATACGCCATCAGATGTGGATTTGGTGTCCGTGTGAGAAGTTCAAGTAAAGGAGAAGACAACGAATTATGTTTTGTGAAATTGGTCTGTAGCCGCGAAGGAAAGTACGTGTCCACCATCCCTCCAGAGTTGAAAAGCCAACCAACAAAAACCAAGAACTGTGGTGCAAGGATAACAGCATTTAAAAAAGGAGGTCAGTGGCACATAAAGAATGTGATACTTCATCACAATCATGACCTAAGCCCTATGAAGTCAAGAATGATGCGCGGCAACAAAAAATTGAACATGCAAGTGAAGCGAACACTCGATATGAATGATGAAGCCGGCGTCCGCATTAACAAAAGCTTCCAATCACTAGTTTGTGAAGTTGGCGGATTTGAGAACCTTCCTTTTGTGGAGCGTGATGTTAGGAATTATATAGGACGACAAAGAAGGGCACTAGGTAAGGAAGGAGACGGCCAAGCATTGATGGCACACTTCTCTCACATGAGACAAATGAACGATGAATTCTACTTTGAAATTGACTTCGATGATAACAATAGAATATCAAATGTATTTTGGGCCGACGCACGTAGTAGGGCAGCATGCGCAGAATTTGGAGATGTTGTCTCCTTTGACACTACATATCTAACCAACAAATATGATATGCCCTTTGCACCATTTGTTGGAGTCAATCACCATGGTCAGTCTATATTATTAGGATGCGGTTTGTTGTCAGCTGAAGATACAGAAACCTTTGTGTGGCTTTTTAACTGTTGGCATAATTGCATGTCATACAAGTCACCTGATGGCATTCTAACTGATCAGTGTAGGGCCATGCAAAATGCAATTGAGATTGTTTTTCCAAATACTCGTCACCGGTGGTGCTTATGGCATATAATGAAAAAGATCCCGGAAAAGTTGCAAGGATATACTCATTACAAGACTATCAAAAACAAGTTGAAGACATTGGTTTACGAGACCGTCAATGTTCACCAATTTGAGACCGGGTGGCAACAATTAATAAATGATCACGAGTTGGATAAGAATGAGTGGTTGGGCACACTATACGAAGAAAGACAACGGTGGGTGCCTTGCTATTTGAGAGGAAATTTTTGGGCGGGTATGTCCACCACACAACGAAGCGAGGGACTGAATGCCTTCTTTGATGGATTCATCAATTCAACGACAACGTTACAGCAGTTTGTAGTACAGTACGAAAATGCGCTACGTCACAAAGCTGAAAAGGAATGCGAGGCGGACTTTGCTTCTTTGAACACAACAATCCCATGTGCCACCCAGTCCCTTATTGAACGTCAATATCAGCAAGCCTACACACATTCGAAGTTTGCAGAAATACAAATGGAATTCCGCGCGAAGATGAATTGTGCAATCAAAATGGTGGATGTTACTCCATCGGGATGCAACTACGTCGTGCTCCAAGAATTATTGTGGGATGGGAAATCTG encodes the following:
- the LOC114169403 gene encoding protein FAR1-RELATED SEQUENCE 5-like — encoded protein: MWASDVLNPISLEEISLCNNEIEQSEALPHSMPSHTQEDELDEVPTVGMIFETVDKVKDFYKQYAIRCGFGVRVRSSSKGEDNELCFVKLVCSREGKYVSTIPPELKSQPTKTKNCGARITAFKKGGQWHIKNVILHHNHDLSPMKSRMMRGNKKLNMQVKRTLDMNDEAGVRINKSFQSLVCEVGGFENLPFVERDVRNYIGRQRRALGKEGDGQALMAHFSHMRQMNDEFYFEIDFDDNNRISNVFWADARSRAACAEFGDVVSFDTTYLTNKYDMPFAPFVGVNHHGQSILLGCGLLSAEDTETFVWLFNCWHNCMSYKSPDGILTDQCRAMQNAIEIVFPNTRHRWCLWHIMKKIPEKLQGYTHYKTIKNKLKTLVYETVNVHQFETGWQQLINDHELDKNEWLGTLYEERQRWVPCYLRGNFWAGMSTTQRSEGLNAFFDGFINSTTTLQQFVVQYENALRHKAEKECEADFASLNTTIPCATQSLIERQYQQAYTHSKFAEIQMEFRAKMNCAIKMVDVTPSGCNYVVLQELLWDGKSANKYYDVHYDAKSGIISCSCQLFEFRGIVCRHCFTVLGQEEATTISTKYIIPRWSKLIRRRYTSMRAAYNTHSKDPKMQRYRALCKEFFQIADVACESDAGTEQLFKQLRCGRNPVEFTSCGDGRYVDTRMTSSFPPPDSCQASIVRSPNAVKRKGRPRTLRLKSKVEQITKKKKSVVKMTEIYTNNTLTLNDQVGNAMADVHRHIEWDFNAAVVRDVSFNSTVQSKVGGTTSSNIAD